Proteins encoded by one window of Actinocorallia herbida:
- a CDS encoding acyl-CoA dehydrogenase family protein — translation MTLQERANPAPAETGEEFRTRLRAFFTDHHPGRAPKDPAERFAWNRRWLATMFDHGYAGPGWPREFGGMELSFAHQVIYQEELARARVPGPLGTGLGIVAPTIIKYGTREQRDRWLGPMLRGDKVWAQGYSEPGAGSDLPSLRTTARRDGDEYVVNGQKVWTTHAGDADLFFTLVRTGTPQSRQKGITYLVVDARARGVQVRPLRDLTGGHAFAEVYFDDVRVPVADRIGEENEGWPLVRTSLGHERAAGAMNQAALYRRVLTELEDLARERGLLADPLVRARFTDLEIQVRIIRYNAQRIISDILAKGEPGAASSVSRLLISAFEQEIHEFALDLLGPAALLGKSAAQSVQRSRWLHGFLRTRASTIGAGTREIQLNTIAEQVLGLPHDPAMPPR, via the coding sequence ATGACCCTTCAGGAACGCGCGAACCCCGCGCCCGCGGAGACCGGCGAGGAGTTCCGGACGAGGCTGCGCGCCTTCTTCACCGACCACCACCCGGGCCGGGCGCCGAAGGACCCCGCCGAGCGGTTCGCCTGGAACAGGCGCTGGCTGGCGACGATGTTCGACCACGGCTACGCCGGTCCGGGCTGGCCCCGCGAGTTCGGCGGGATGGAGCTGTCGTTCGCCCACCAGGTGATCTACCAGGAGGAACTCGCCCGCGCGCGGGTCCCGGGGCCGCTGGGCACCGGTCTGGGCATCGTCGCCCCGACGATCATCAAGTACGGCACCCGGGAGCAGCGGGACCGCTGGCTGGGCCCGATGCTGCGGGGCGACAAGGTCTGGGCGCAGGGGTACTCGGAGCCGGGCGCGGGCTCCGACCTGCCGTCCCTGCGGACCACGGCCCGCAGGGACGGCGACGAGTACGTCGTGAACGGCCAGAAGGTCTGGACGACGCACGCCGGCGACGCCGACCTGTTCTTCACCCTCGTCCGCACCGGGACCCCGCAGAGCAGGCAGAAGGGCATCACCTATCTCGTCGTCGACGCCCGCGCGCGGGGCGTGCAGGTCCGGCCGCTGCGCGACCTGACCGGCGGCCACGCCTTCGCCGAGGTCTACTTCGACGACGTGCGGGTGCCGGTGGCGGACCGGATCGGCGAGGAGAACGAGGGCTGGCCCCTCGTCCGCACGAGCCTGGGGCACGAACGTGCCGCGGGCGCCATGAACCAGGCGGCCCTGTACCGCAGGGTGCTGACGGAGCTGGAGGACCTCGCCCGCGAGCGCGGCCTGCTCGCCGACCCCCTGGTCCGCGCCCGGTTCACCGACCTGGAGATCCAGGTCCGCATCATCCGCTACAACGCGCAGCGGATCATCTCCGACATTCTCGCCAAGGGAGAGCCCGGAGCCGCCTCCTCCGTCTCCCGCCTGCTCATCAGCGCGTTCGAGCAGGAGATCCACGAGTTCGCGCTCGACCTGCTCGGCCCCGCTGCGCTGCTCGGCAAGTCGGCGGCGCAGTCGGTGCAGCGGTCGCGCTGGCTCCACGGGTTCCTGCGGACCCGCGCCTCGACGATCGGCGCGGGCACCCGGGAGATCCAGCTGAACACCATCGCCGAACAGGTGCTGGGCCTGCCGCACGACCCGGCGATGCCCCCGCGCTGA